The Phycisphaerales bacterium AB-hyl4 genome contains a region encoding:
- a CDS encoding recombinase family protein, with translation MTINDVRREDKWRGLRFIILVRQSDDSQGSTSTEAQLQWLRAEGERLGMVLVDEIILNGVTGSLPGKRDDLPQLLDRKRDQDDFDVLVVQRLDRLTRGGTSHGFWIDHEFEKAGITILATGDDLPEDGRYGGLIKAAKYDAAREQARSIGQRSVQGMMHAIKQGRNCVASRTSYGCDRLYLTSDGKPSFVIRNLADGRQHKLTHDKNEIIDTLGQAGGGVKGHYRKQKDEHVLIVPGEDVKVGVVRDIFDLHYNQHWGGKRIADLLNRRGIRSPAGKGWSQRQVESIYENPIYCGVALGQRISQGIYYKRGEQHPEAVNLDAKTLANCHVAPKQHRPPTEWLWQDQPLMKDFLPEPVAVKARQEIEKVLLERWQRRQDPTQPTRSTNKHKNSAYILTGLLFAKQDGEDLSGVMCGNEGHRKRYYRNRKANATYCKGSVLNRLISAEALETAVVKLLRNVLLDAPMLRERVLQAIADRPSTDASRTQLAEAQRERDAIAKRVQLIFQTFDDADLADAKPVLKGLNAQGRALEHRIAELTRALEYVDADSAPEELADRVIERLSGIDAQLPNLPAVTLRNVLRAFVERIEVDMASKNAAVSLRLPPWALHRGDLAMCLAPSSASPTGHETHQHDGLVIHLTHADCRYVHTRGSTTVPPCYDCRRRAA, from the coding sequence ATGACGATCAATGATGTACGACGTGAAGACAAGTGGCGCGGTCTGCGCTTCATTATTCTGGTTCGCCAAAGCGACGACAGCCAGGGCAGCACGAGCACCGAAGCTCAGTTGCAGTGGCTCCGAGCGGAGGGAGAGCGGCTGGGCATGGTGCTCGTTGACGAGATTATTCTCAACGGCGTCACTGGATCGCTGCCTGGTAAGCGCGACGACCTGCCACAACTGCTCGACCGCAAACGCGATCAGGACGACTTCGACGTTCTGGTCGTCCAGAGACTGGATCGGTTGACGCGCGGCGGCACCAGCCACGGCTTCTGGATTGATCATGAATTCGAGAAGGCGGGGATTACCATTCTCGCCACCGGCGACGATCTGCCAGAGGATGGCCGTTATGGTGGTCTGATCAAGGCTGCCAAGTATGACGCCGCCCGCGAGCAGGCCCGCTCCATCGGGCAGCGGTCGGTGCAGGGCATGATGCATGCCATCAAACAAGGCAGAAATTGCGTCGCCTCGCGCACGTCCTATGGCTGTGATCGCCTTTATCTGACAAGCGACGGCAAGCCGTCGTTCGTTATCCGCAATCTCGCTGATGGGCGGCAACATAAGCTGACCCACGACAAGAATGAGATCATCGACACGCTCGGCCAAGCCGGCGGGGGCGTGAAAGGCCACTACCGCAAGCAGAAGGACGAGCATGTCTTGATCGTGCCCGGCGAGGATGTGAAGGTCGGCGTGGTGCGCGACATCTTCGACCTGCACTACAACCAGCACTGGGGCGGAAAACGCATCGCCGACTTGCTCAACCGTCGCGGCATCCGCTCGCCAGCCGGCAAGGGCTGGAGCCAGCGGCAAGTTGAGTCGATCTACGAAAACCCCATCTACTGCGGCGTCGCGCTCGGCCAACGGATCAGTCAGGGCATCTATTATAAGCGTGGCGAACAGCATCCCGAGGCGGTCAATCTGGACGCCAAGACGCTGGCCAATTGCCATGTCGCGCCCAAGCAGCATCGCCCGCCGACAGAGTGGTTGTGGCAGGACCAGCCGTTGATGAAGGACTTCCTGCCCGAACCGGTCGCCGTCAAGGCGCGGCAGGAGATCGAGAAAGTGTTGCTGGAGCGATGGCAGCGGCGTCAGGACCCCACGCAGCCCACGCGATCGACGAACAAGCACAAAAACAGCGCCTACATCCTGACGGGCCTGCTGTTCGCGAAACAGGACGGCGAAGACCTCAGCGGTGTGATGTGCGGCAACGAGGGCCATCGCAAGCGCTACTACCGCAATCGCAAGGCCAACGCCACCTACTGCAAAGGGTCGGTGCTCAACCGTCTCATCTCCGCCGAAGCGTTGGAGACGGCCGTGGTCAAACTCCTGCGCAACGTGTTGCTCGATGCGCCGATGCTGCGCGAGCGGGTCCTGCAAGCCATCGCCGATCGTCCCTCCACCGATGCCAGCCGAACACAACTGGCCGAAGCTCAGCGAGAGCGGGATGCGATCGCCAAACGCGTGCAGTTGATCTTTCAGACCTTTGACGACGCCGACCTGGCGGATGCCAAGCCCGTATTGAAGGGCCTTAACGCCCAGGGTCGTGCCCTCGAGCATCGCATCGCTGAACTGACTCGTGCGTTGGAATACGTGGACGCTGACTCGGCCCCCGAAGAACTGGCCGACCGTGTCATCGAGCGTCTCAGCGGCATCGACGCCCAACTGCCCAACCTTCCCGCCGTAACCCTCCGCAACGTGCTGCGAGCATTCGTGGAACGGATCGAGGTGGACATGGCCAGCAAAAACGCCGCCGTCAGTCTGCGGTTGCCGCCTTGGGCGCTCCACAGGGGCGATTTGGCGATGTGCCTCGCACCCAGTTCAGCGTCACCAACTGGGCACGAGACACATCAGCACGACGGGTTGGTGATCCACCTCACCCACGCCGACTGCCGGTACGTTCACACCCGTGGCAGCACGACCGTGCCGCCGTGCTATGACTGCCGACGGCGGGCGGCGTAA